A single Anas acuta chromosome 27, bAnaAcu1.1, whole genome shotgun sequence DNA region contains:
- the POLB gene encoding DNA polymerase beta, producing MSKRKAPSGSPNQGITDLLTELANYERNVNRAIHKYNAYRKAASVIARYPSEIRSGAEAKKLDGVGAKIAEKIDEFLSTGKLRKLEKIRQDDTSASINLLTRVTGIGPAAARKFVEEGIKTLEDLRKNEHKLTHHQRIGLKYFEDFEKRIPREEMLQMQEIVLKEVKNLDPKYIATVCGSFRRGAESSGDMDVLLTHPTFTSESSKQSKLLHRVVEQLEKVHFVTDVLSKGDTKFMGVCQLPNKEDGTAYPHRRIDIRFIPKDQYYCGVLYFTGSDIFNKNMRTHALEMGFTINEYTIRPLGVTGVAGEALPVECEKDIFDYIQWKYREPKDRSE from the exons ATGAGCAAGCGGAAGGCCCCGTCCGGGAGCCCCAACCAGGGCATCACGGACCTGCTGACGG AGCTGGCGAACTACGAGCGGAACGTCAACCGGGCCATCCACAAGTACAACGCCTACAG GAAGGCGGCGTCCGTCATCGCCCGGTACCCCAGCGAGATACGGAGCGGGGCCGAAGCCAAGAAGCTG GATGGAGTTGGTGCTAAAATAGCAGAGAAAATTGATGAGTTTTTATCCACTGGCAAACTACGCAAATTGGAAAAG atTCGACAAGATGATACAAGTGCATCTATCAACCTCCTGACACGAGTTACTGGCATTGG tccagctgctgccaggaagTTTGTTGAGGAAGGAATTAAAACTTTAGAGG ATCTAAGAAAAAATGAGCACAAGCTGACCCATCACCAGCGAATTGGGTTGAA ATATTTTGAAGACTTTGAAAAAAGAATCCCAAGGGAAGAAATGCTGCAAATGCAG GAAATTGTGCTGAAAGAGGTAAAGAACCTTGACCCAAAGTATATTGCTacagtctgtggcagttttaGACGAG GTGCAGAGTCGAGTGGTGATATGGATGTTCTCTTAACCCATCCAACTTTCACATCCGAGTCATCCAAACAG TCAAAACTTCTGCATCGAGTTGTagaacagctggaaaaagtCCACTTTGTCACAGATGTGCTGTCTAAAGGTGACACCAAATTCATG GGTGTCTGTCAGCTGCCAAATAAAGAAGATGGAACAGCCTATCCACATAGGAGAATTGATATCAG GTTCATCCCTAAAGATCAATACTACTGTGGTGTACTGTATTTCACAGGCAGTGATATATTCAATAAGAACATGAGAACTCATGCTCTGGAAATGGGCTTCACAATCAATGAGTATACGATCCGTCCCTTGGGCGTCACTG GAGTTGCTGGGGAGGCCCTACCAGTAGAATGCGAGAAAGACATTTTTGACTACATCCAATGGAAATACAGAGAGCCAAAGGATCGGAGTGAATAA